Sequence from the Chthoniobacterales bacterium genome:
GGAAATTGGTCAAAGAAATCTCCGTCGCCGCCAAGATGGGCGGACCTGATCCGGCCGGCAACGCACGGCTCTTCGCCGCCTGTGAAAAAGCCCGTCGCGCCAGCGTCAGCAAGGACGTCATCGAGCGCGCCATCAACAAGGGCGCCGGCATCGGCGGCGAAAAGATGGCGATGGACCACATCGTTTTCGAGGGTTACGCGCCGCACAAGGTGCCCGTGATCGTCGAGGTGCTCACCGACAACAACAACCGCACCGCTCCCGAGATTCGCACCCTCTTCAACAAGAAGGGCCAGCTCGGCGCGCCCGCCAGCAACAAGTTTCTCTTCGAGCACGTTGGCCTCGTGGAAGCCCACCGCGCCGACGCCGTCGATCTCGAGGAAGCCGCCATCGAGGCCGGCGCGAACGAGGTCGAGCCGCTCGCCCACGCGCAGAACGACGACATCCCGGCCGACGCCACCGGCGCGCGTTTCATCACGGAGCGCACGGAAACGGGCGCGGTCTCGAAATGGCTCGCCGCGAACGGATGGACCGTCGTCACCTGCGAACTCGGCTACGTCGCGAAGCAATTCCCCGCGCTCACCGAGGAGCAGGCCGCCGAGGCCGGCGACTTCCTCCACGCGCTCGACGAGCACGACGACGTCCACCGCGTCTGGGCCGCCATCAAGTGACCGCCATGCGCGGGCCGGTCGTCCTCCTTCTCGCGCTCGCGGCATCCCTCCACGCCGCCGAGCAGACCGTCGCCTACACCGACGGCACGATCCTCACCCGCGCGCTCGACGGCGGCAAACCGCGCAGGATCACCGAGGGCGCGTGGCCCGACATCTCGCCCGACGGCACGAAGGTCGCCTACAACACCGAGTCGGCAAAGACCATGGAGCGCCGCATCGCCGTCGCCGACATCGCCACCCGGCGCAGCACTGTCTTTTCCGAAATCCCGAGCGACAACTGCCACAGCCCGGCGTGGTCGCCCGACGGAAAACAGATCACGTTCTACATCTACGCCGACAGCGACTGGCACATCGGCCTCGTGAACGCCGACGGCACCGGCTTCCGCTACGTCCACAAGGCCGGCGCGAACCATCGCACGCGCTGGGGCGCCGCGTGGGCCGCGGACGGCAAATCGCTCTTCTGCCAGGACCTCGACACGCTCTACCGCATCGCCCTCGACGGCAAAATCCTCGCGCAGTGGAGCGTGGAAAAAACGTTCCCGCGCGGCGGCCTCAATAGCGGCGCGCGCCTCGCACCCTCGCCCGACGGCAAATCCCTGCTCGTCGATGTGGACATGGGTGAGGATGTGAACCGGGAGGATTGGGACGGTCCGCCGCCCTCGATCTGGCAGCTCGACCTCGCCACCGGCAGGGCCGACCGCATCACGAAGCCGGACCAGTATCTCTGGGAGCCAGCGTGGATCAACGATCGCGAGATCCTCTGCAACGGCCTGCCCGCCGGCTCGAAGACGTTTTCGATCTTCCGCCTGCCCGTCGCCGGAGGAAAGCCGACGCTCTGGGTGAAGAAGGCCCGCTCGGCCAGCGTATCGAATCCCTGACCGCTCAAGGCCGCGTCGCCCTCACCTGAAAAAACTGGCGCGGCTGCGCGGAGAGCGGCTGCGTCGAGCGCACGACCACGGCATCCGTGCCGTCCCCCCGCGGCGTGGCGGAGAGCTCGACGGCGCCCATGTCGTGCGCGGGATTCAGGTTCGGCGTCACGACCACCGCGACCGCGACATCA
This genomic interval carries:
- a CDS encoding YebC/PmpR family DNA-binding transcriptional regulator, which produces MGRQWLHAKREVAGLKKGQATGKLVKEISVAAKMGGPDPAGNARLFAACEKARRASVSKDVIERAINKGAGIGGEKMAMDHIVFEGYAPHKVPVIVEVLTDNNNRTAPEIRTLFNKKGQLGAPASNKFLFEHVGLVEAHRADAVDLEEAAIEAGANEVEPLAHAQNDDIPADATGARFITERTETGAVSKWLAANGWTVVTCELGYVAKQFPALTEEQAAEAGDFLHALDEHDDVHRVWAAIK